TCGTTGAGAGCTTCAAGTTTTGCTTTCATGTCCTCAAGGTTACCTGATTCTTGCGCAGCTTTCAATTCATCAAGGGCTGATTGTGCTTGATCACGTTCAGCGTCAAAGCCTTTACCTTCAGTTTCTTTGATTGTTTTTTCAGTTGCAAAGATAGCTTGGTCAACTTCGTTTTTAAGGTCAACTTCTTCTTTACGTTTGGCATCAGCTTCAGCGTTTGCTTCAGCATCTTTCATCATGCGATCAATTTCTTCTTCAGAAAGTCCGTCGTTTGATTTGATAACGATGTGTTGCTCTTTTTGAGTACCAAGGTCTTTAGCTTTAACAGATACGATACCATTTTTATCAATATCAAAGGTTACTTCGATTTGAGGGATTCCACGAGGAGCTGCAGGGATATCAGTCAATTGGAAACGTCCAAGTGTTTTGTTATCTGCTGCCATTGGGCGTTCACCTTGAAGAACGTGGATATCAACGGCTGGTTGGTTATCTGCTGCTGTTGAGAAGACTTGTGATTTAGATGTTGGAATTGTTGTGTTACGGTCAATCAATTTTGTAAAGACGGCACCCATTGTTTCAATACCAAGTGACAATGGTGTAACGTCAAGAAGGACAACGTCTTTAACATCACCAGTAATCACACCACCTTGGATGGCAGCACCCATAGCAACTACTTCATCAGGGTTAACTGATTTGTTTGGTTCTTTACCAGTTTCAGCTTTAACAGCTTCAACAACTGCTGGGATACGCGTTGAACCACCAACAAGGATAACTTCGTCGATTTCTGAAAGAGATAATCCAGCATCTGAAAGAGCTTGGCGAACTGGTGTTTTAGTACGTTCTACAAGGTCGCGAGTGAGGTCATCGAATTTAGCACGTGACAATGATACTTCTAAGTGAAGAGGTCCTGCTTCACCAGCTGTGATAAATGGCAAGCTGATTTGAGTTTGTGTCACACCTGAAAGGTCTTTTTTAGCTTTTTCAGCTGCATCTTTCAAACGTTGAAGTGCCATTTTGTCTGATGAAAGGTCAATACCATTTTCTTTTTTGAATTCTTCAACCAAGAAGTCGATGATTTTTTGGTCAAAGTCATCACCACCAAGTTTGTTATCACCAGCAGTTGCAAGAACGTCAAAGACACCATCACCGAGTTCAAGGATTGATACGTCAAAAGTACCACCACCAAGGTCAAATACCAAGATTTTTTCGTCTTTGTCTTGTTTATCAAGACCGTAAGCAAGAGCAGCTGCTGTTGGTTCGTTGACAATACGTTCTACTTCAAGACCAGCAATTTTACCAGCGTCTTTTGTAGCTTGACGTTGCGCATCGTTGAAGTAAGCTGGAACAGTGATAACTGCTTTTTCAACTTTTTCACCAAGGTAATCTTCAGCGTAACCTTTAAGGTATTGAAGAATCATTGCTGAGATTTCTTGTGGTGTGTATTCTTTACCGTTGGCAGCAACTTTTTCAGAAGTTCCCATTTTTGATTTGATAGAAATGATTGTTTCTGGGTTTGTTACTGCTTGGCGTTTAGCTGCATCACCAACAATGATTTCACCGTTTTTGAATGACACTACTGATGGTGTTGTACGGTTACCTTCTGGGTTAGCAATAATTTTACTTTCTGTTCCTTCAAGAACTGCAACAGCTGAGTTAGTTGTACCTAAGTCAATACCGATAATTTTAGACATATGTTTTTTCCTCTTTTTTTATTTGCTTTTCTTTGTGATACTCTTCTTAAGTAGTGCGGATGCTAGTAACCGCCTACGGCGTTTCATAG
The sequence above is drawn from the Streptococcus pluranimalium genome and encodes:
- the dnaK gene encoding molecular chaperone DnaK, producing the protein MSKIIGIDLGTTNSAVAVLEGTESKIIANPEGNRTTPSVVSFKNGEIIVGDAAKRQAVTNPETIISIKSKMGTSEKVAANGKEYTPQEISAMILQYLKGYAEDYLGEKVEKAVITVPAYFNDAQRQATKDAGKIAGLEVERIVNEPTAAALAYGLDKQDKDEKILVFDLGGGTFDVSILELGDGVFDVLATAGDNKLGGDDFDQKIIDFLVEEFKKENGIDLSSDKMALQRLKDAAEKAKKDLSGVTQTQISLPFITAGEAGPLHLEVSLSRAKFDDLTRDLVERTKTPVRQALSDAGLSLSEIDEVILVGGSTRIPAVVEAVKAETGKEPNKSVNPDEVVAMGAAIQGGVITGDVKDVVLLDVTPLSLGIETMGAVFTKLIDRNTTIPTSKSQVFSTAADNQPAVDIHVLQGERPMAADNKTLGRFQLTDIPAAPRGIPQIEVTFDIDKNGIVSVKAKDLGTQKEQHIVIKSNDGLSEEEIDRMMKDAEANAEADAKRKEEVDLKNEVDQAIFATEKTIKETEGKGFDAERDQAQSALDELKAAQESGNLEDMKAKLEALNEKAQALAVKMYEQAAAAQQAAGGAEGAEAAGNTGDDVVDGEFTEK